In the genome of Piliocolobus tephrosceles isolate RC106 chromosome 20, ASM277652v3, whole genome shotgun sequence, one region contains:
- the CST7 gene encoding cystatin-F, translated as MRAAGTLLAFCCLVVSTTGGPSPDTCSQDLILGVNPGFPKTIKTNDPGVLQAARRSVEKFNNCTNDMFLFKESRITRALVQIVKGLKYMLEVEIGRTTCKKNQHPRLDNCDFQTNQTLKQTLSCYSEVWVVPWLQHFEVPVLRCH; from the exons ATGCGAGCGGCTGGAACTCTGCTGGCCTTCTGCTGCCTGGTCGTGAGCACCACCGGGGGCCCTTCCCCAG ATACTTGTTCCCAGGACCTTATCTTAGGTGTGAATCCAGGATTTCCTAAAACAATAAAGACCAACGACCCAGGAGTCCTCCAAGCAGCCAGACGCAGTGTTGAAAAGTTCAACAACTGCACGAATGACATGTTCTTGTTCAAGGAGTCCCGCATCACAAGGGCCCTAGTTCAG ATAGTGAAAGGCCTAAAATACATGCTTGAGGTGGAAATTGGCAGAACTACCTGCAAGAAAAACCAGCACCCGCGTCTGGACAACTGTGACTTCCAAACCAACCAAACATTGAAGCAG actctgagctgctactctgaAGTCTGGGTCGTGCCCTGGCTCCAGCACTTCGAGGTGCCTGTTCTCCGTTGTCACTGA
- the APMAP gene encoding adipocyte plasma membrane-associated protein isoform X1, which yields MSEADGLRQRRPLRPQVVTDDDGQAPEAKDGSSFSGRVFRVTFLMLAVSLTVPLLGAMMLLESPIDPQPLSFKEPPLLLGVLHPNTKLRQAERLFENQLIGPESIAHIGDVMFTGTADGQVVKLENGEIETIARFGSGPCKTRDDEPVCGRPLGIRAGPNGTLFVADAYKGLFEVNPWKREVKLLLSSETPIEGKKMSFVNDLTVTQDGRKIYFTDSSSKWQRRDYLLLVMEGTDDGRLLEYDTVTREVKVLLDQLRFPNGVQLSPAEDFVLVAETTMARIRRVYVSGLMKGGADLFVENMPGFPDNIRPSSFGGYWVGMSTIRPNPGFSMLDFLSERPWIKRMIFKLFSQETVMKFVPRYSLVLELSDSGAFRRSLHDPDGLVAAYVSEVHEHDGHLYVGSFRSPFLCRLSLQAV from the exons ATGAGCGAGGCGGACGGGCTGCGACAGCGCCGGCCTCTGCGGCCGCAGGTCGTCACGGACGATGATGGCCAGGCCCCGGAGGCTAAGGACGGCAG CTCCTTTAGCGGCAGAGTTTTCCGAGTGACCTTCTTGATGCTGGCTGTTTCTCTCACTGTTCCCCTGCTTGGAGCCATGATGCTGCTGGAATCTCCTATAGATCCACAGCCTCTCAG CTTCAAAGAACCCCCGCTCTTGCTTGGTGTTCTGCATCCAAATACAAAGTTGCGACAGGCAGAAAGGCTGTTTGAAAATCAGCTTATTGGACCGGAGTCCATAGCACATATCGGGG ATGTGATGTTTACTGGGACAGCAGATGGCCAGGTTGTAAAACTTGAAAATGGTGAAATAGAGACCATTGCCCGGTTTGGTTCGGGTCCGTGCA aaACCCGAGATGATGAGCCTGTGTGTGGGAGACCCCTGGGTATCCGTGCAGGGCCCAATGGGACTCTCTTTGTGGCTGATGCATACAAGGGACTTTTTGAAGTAAATCCCTGGAAAC GTGAAGTGAAACTGCTGCTGTCCTCCGAGACACCCATTGAGGGGAAGAAAATGTCCTTTGTGAATGATCTTACGGTCACTCAGGATGGGAGGAAGATTTATTTCACTGATTCTAGCAGCAAATGGCAAAGACGAGACTACCTGCTTCTGGTGATGGAGGGCACAGATGACGGGCG CCTGCTGGAGTACGATACTGTGACGAGGGAAGTAAAAGTTTTATTGGACCAGCTGCGGTTCCCGAATGGAGTGCAGCTGTCTCCTGCAGAAGACTTTGTCCTGGTGGCAGAAACGACCATGGCCAGGATACGAAG AGTCTATGTTTCTGGCCTGATGAAGGGCGGGGCTGATCTGTTTGTGGAGAACATGCCTGGATTTCCAGACAACATCCGGCCCAGCAGCTTTGGGGGATACTGGGTCGGCATGTCAACCATCCGCCCTAACCCTGGGTTTTCCATGCTGGATTTCTTATCTGAGAGACCCTGGATCAAAAGGATGATTTTTAAG CTCTTTAGTCAGGAGACGGTGATGAAGTTTGTGCCGCGGTACAGCCTCGTCCTAGAACTCAGCGACAGCGGTGCCTTCCGGAGAAGCCTGCATGATCCCGACGGGCTGGTGGCCGCCTACGTCAGTGAGGTGCATGAGCACGACGGGCACCTGTACGTGGGCTCTTTCAGGTCCCCCTTCCTCTGCAGACTCAGCCTCCAGGCTGTTTAG
- the APMAP gene encoding adipocyte plasma membrane-associated protein isoform X2 yields the protein MSEADGLRQRRPLRPQVVTDDDGQAPEAKDGSSFSGRVFRVTFLMLAVSLTVPLLGAMMLLESPIDPQPLSFKEPPLLLGVLHPNTKLRQAERLFENQLIGPESIAHIGETRDDEPVCGRPLGIRAGPNGTLFVADAYKGLFEVNPWKREVKLLLSSETPIEGKKMSFVNDLTVTQDGRKIYFTDSSSKWQRRDYLLLVMEGTDDGRLLEYDTVTREVKVLLDQLRFPNGVQLSPAEDFVLVAETTMARIRRVYVSGLMKGGADLFVENMPGFPDNIRPSSFGGYWVGMSTIRPNPGFSMLDFLSERPWIKRMIFKLFSQETVMKFVPRYSLVLELSDSGAFRRSLHDPDGLVAAYVSEVHEHDGHLYVGSFRSPFLCRLSLQAV from the exons ATGAGCGAGGCGGACGGGCTGCGACAGCGCCGGCCTCTGCGGCCGCAGGTCGTCACGGACGATGATGGCCAGGCCCCGGAGGCTAAGGACGGCAG CTCCTTTAGCGGCAGAGTTTTCCGAGTGACCTTCTTGATGCTGGCTGTTTCTCTCACTGTTCCCCTGCTTGGAGCCATGATGCTGCTGGAATCTCCTATAGATCCACAGCCTCTCAG CTTCAAAGAACCCCCGCTCTTGCTTGGTGTTCTGCATCCAAATACAAAGTTGCGACAGGCAGAAAGGCTGTTTGAAAATCAGCTTATTGGACCGGAGTCCATAGCACATATCGGGG aaACCCGAGATGATGAGCCTGTGTGTGGGAGACCCCTGGGTATCCGTGCAGGGCCCAATGGGACTCTCTTTGTGGCTGATGCATACAAGGGACTTTTTGAAGTAAATCCCTGGAAAC GTGAAGTGAAACTGCTGCTGTCCTCCGAGACACCCATTGAGGGGAAGAAAATGTCCTTTGTGAATGATCTTACGGTCACTCAGGATGGGAGGAAGATTTATTTCACTGATTCTAGCAGCAAATGGCAAAGACGAGACTACCTGCTTCTGGTGATGGAGGGCACAGATGACGGGCG CCTGCTGGAGTACGATACTGTGACGAGGGAAGTAAAAGTTTTATTGGACCAGCTGCGGTTCCCGAATGGAGTGCAGCTGTCTCCTGCAGAAGACTTTGTCCTGGTGGCAGAAACGACCATGGCCAGGATACGAAG AGTCTATGTTTCTGGCCTGATGAAGGGCGGGGCTGATCTGTTTGTGGAGAACATGCCTGGATTTCCAGACAACATCCGGCCCAGCAGCTTTGGGGGATACTGGGTCGGCATGTCAACCATCCGCCCTAACCCTGGGTTTTCCATGCTGGATTTCTTATCTGAGAGACCCTGGATCAAAAGGATGATTTTTAAG CTCTTTAGTCAGGAGACGGTGATGAAGTTTGTGCCGCGGTACAGCCTCGTCCTAGAACTCAGCGACAGCGGTGCCTTCCGGAGAAGCCTGCATGATCCCGACGGGCTGGTGGCCGCCTACGTCAGTGAGGTGCATGAGCACGACGGGCACCTGTACGTGGGCTCTTTCAGGTCCCCCTTCCTCTGCAGACTCAGCCTCCAGGCTGTTTAG